The Natranaeroarchaeum aerophilus DNA window CAGTCGGGCCTCTGCCCTGGGATTCTCTGAGAGAAGGTAGAAGGCGTACGTGAGCGTCAGTGCCGTCGTGTCGTGGCCCGCCAGCAGCATCGTCATTGCCTCGTCACGGACCTGTTTGTCCCCAATCTGCCCCTCATCACGAGCGCGTAACAGGATCGAGAGCAGATCGTCGCCGTCCAGCCCCTCGGCCGACCGCTCTGCCACAACGTCGTCGATGACGCCTTCGAGGGTCTCGATCGCCGCCCGGTACTGGCGGTTCTCCGCAGTCGGTAGCCAGTCGGGAACGATCGCCCGCCGCGGGTCCGGCTCGAACCGGCGACCCAGCGGCTCCAGATTCTCCTGAACGATACGAGTTCGCTCCGGGCCGAGCTCGGTGCCAAACATCGCGTCGACGATGATCTCGACGGTCACCGTCGCCATTTCGACCTCGATATCGCGCACATCGCCGTCCGCCCAGCCGCCGGTGAGTCTCGCGGCGCGGGTCGCCATCATCTCCGTGAGTTCGTCGATCCGATCCGGCGCGAACGCTGGCTTGGCTATCTGGCGCATCTCCCGCCAGAACTCACCTTCGCTCAACAGTAGCCCGTTGCCGAGTAGCTCCTCCATCGCGTCGCTCTGGAACTTCGGCTTGCGAAAGCGATCCGGCTCTACCACGAGCACCTGCTCCACGAGGTGAGGAGAGGAGACCATATACGTCTCGTTCGGCCCCAGGTCGAACGTCGCGACGTCGCCGTAGGCGTCCCGGACTGCCTCCATGAACCGGAAGGGGTCACGGGAGTAGTACGGAGTGGTCCCGACGATCGGGAAGTTGTTCGGACCGGGGGGCTTGGGATGCATTTGTCCGGATCTTGGCCCACACAGGTATGAACCGCACGCAGGTAAGATATCTGACAGTTCAACTATCCACGTCGTCGAGGCGCGCCTGACTGGAGTGGCCGGTCAGTTCGTCGAAATCCGTCCCGTCGGCGAGTGCGGTCTCCTTTTTGACCCGGTAGTTGCCGCCGTCAGTCGTGTACAGATCGGCAGGGTGGAAAAAGTACCAGTCCTCCCGATCGAAGCGGACGCCGATCCGGGGCTTCGCGCCGAAGTTCTGGGAGAAGTACACCAGCGCCTCGACCTCCTCGCCGGTCAGGTAGATCGGATCTCCGGCGCTGGATTTTGCCTCGACCGCGTAGAAGGAGTCGCCGTCCCCCGCGAGTACGTCCGGTAGCTCCCGATCGGTGGCGCTCCCGCTCGCCGGAGCACGCATCACGGCGAATCCGGCCGCGTCGAGTTCGTTTACGAGTTCTCGCTCTCGCCTGTCGCCCTTCGCGTTCGACATCGGATTAATGCTGGGTCGGCGCTCTCTTAACCCCCGCGCTCCTCCTCGAACTCTTCGATGACACCGTGGACCTGCTCGGCCCACGCGTCGAGCCCCTCCTTCAACATCTCCTTGGCCTCCGGTAGTGGGACGGCCTTGTACTGGTAGACGTACCCACCGGAGTCTAGCAATCGGCGCTCACGGGTCGCCAGCCCCAGATCGAGCAGCGTCGTCAGCGCCCGGTTGACGTTGCTCCGGTCCCGATCCAGCGCGTCGGCGAGCTCCTCGACGGTGCTTCCGGGCTGGTCGAGGAGCCGGATGTACGTCCGCGTCACATGCTCGTTGACGCCGAAGACACAGGACATCACGACGGTAAAGTCAGGCTCCGCGGCTTCCATCAGTTGCCGCATATCCGGGTCGCGGGTATCGCTCATATCTTGCCATTGGCCGACGCAAAGATAAATCCGAGCACTCCTGACAGATTGTGCCAACCCGGACTAGGGTTTATAAAGTATACCGGGGCCATACCGGACTATTCCGGATAGGACTGCCACGGCGCAGGACGAGACAGGTGTGCGACACGCCGCGTCGTGGTCCGTAGTGTCGCCTGCTTGCCCCTCAGTGGGCCGCAGCGCCGATCAGTCGCTGCTGTACCCGAACTGTCGGATACACTCGCGCATCTCGGCTTCGTCATCGTGTTTGTGCAGCGTCGTCGGCGTATCGCAGTAGTAGGTACCGCCGTCGAAGCGTAACGTCACGTTGTGGGTCGAGCCGAGCATCTCCGTCTCGACGATCACTCGTTGTCCGTCGTTGAGCGCCGCAACTAGCTCGTCAACACCGAGTTCACCGGACACGACACGGAGCGGTTCTGTCATCACTTGGCCTGTTCGTCCAGCCACACCATCAATCCTTTCTGGGCGTGCAGGCGGTTCTCCGCCTGATCCCACACCACCGAGGCATCGCTCTCGATGACGTCGCCGGTAATCTCCTCGCCGCGGTGGGCGGGCAGACAGTGCATGACAATCGGATCATCGGCCGCGTCTAGCAGGTCCTCGTTCACCTGGAATCCCTCGAAGTCGCTCATCCGGACATCGCGTTCGTCTTCCTGACCCATGCTGATCCAGACGTCGGTGTAGACCACATCCGCATCCTCGACCGCCGCGGCGGGATCGGTCGTGATCGTCGGCTCTCCGCCCAGGTCGGCGGCCCGCTCGACGACATCGTCGTCGATACCGTACCCCTCTGGTGTGGCGACGGTGAGGTCGACACCGGTGAGCGCACAGCCGAGCGCGAACGACTGGGCGACGTTGTTGCCGTCGCCGACCCACGCCGCAGTGACGTCGTCCAGATCGCCGCAGTGTTCCCGGATCGTCAGCAGATCCGCGAGCGTCTGACAGGGATGTGCGTCGTCAGTCAGTCCGTTTATAACTGGGACATCTGCGTAGCGGGCCAGCTCCTCGATGTTGGCGTGTTTGAACACACGGGCCATCAGGACGTCGACGTATCGCGAGAGCGCCCGCGAGGTGTCCTTGAGCGGCTCGCCCCGACCCAGCTGGATATCGCTCTCACCGAGGAAGACGGCGTGGCCGCCGAGCTGGGTCATGCCGGTCTCGAAGGAAACCCGGGTGCGTGTGCTTGGCTTCTGGAACAGCATACCGAGCGTCTGCTGGTCGAAGTCGTCGTGGTCGAAACCGTCTTCGTACTCGCCTTTGTACTCGCTGGCGACGTCAAGGACGGTCTCCAGTTCAGTGCGTGTCAGGTCGTCTACGTCGAGGAAATGTCGTGGACTCATTCGTGCTCACCCATGAGGCGTTCAGTGACCGATTCGAGCACGTCGATCGAGCGGTCGTACTCCGCAAGCGACAGGTGCTCGTTCGGCGCATGATCGAGATCGGAGTCGCCGGGACCGTATGAGACGATCTGACAGTCCCAGTGGTCCGCAAAAACGTTCATATCGCTCGTGCCGGTCTTTCTGAGCAGGCGTGGATCGCCACCAGCGTTCCGGATAGAAACGCGGAACGCACGTGCGATCCCGGTCCGTGGGCTCTCCATCACCGGTTCGACCTTGTCCTTCCAGTGGACCGAGCCCATGCCATCGAGATAGCCGTCGGCGATCTCGCGGACCTCTTCGACGGAGAGCTCCGGCGGGATCCGAAGCTGTACGTCCATCGTCGCCTCGACTGAGAGCCCGTCATCGGTCAGTCCCCCGTCCATCTCGGTCGGCTTCGGCGTCACCCGCTCGAACACTGGCTCCCACTCGTCGGCCTCGAACTCGTCTTCGATGTTCGACCACCAGGCAATCGCGTCCTGAATGGCGTTGTTCTCGGGACGGGAACTGTGCCCTGACTCGCTGGTTGCGACGTAGGTTCCGGCGAGCAGCCCACGGTACCCGAGCGTGACGCCGTCCCAGCCGCTTGGCTCGCCGTTGATCACGGTTTCCGGGACGGCGTCCCGGTCATCGATCGCGAAACGCGAGCCGCGGGAGTCGACCTCCTCGCCGACGACGCCCAGAAAGCTGACGCCAGTTTCGACGGCGGCGACTGCCATCGCGGCGAGCGCACCGGTTGCGTCGACACTCCCGCGGCCCCACAGCACTTCGCCGTCCTCACCTTCCTCGACCCGTACCGGGATGTCGCCCGGAACGGTGTCGATGTGGGAGGTCAGCAGTACGGAGTCGTCGGCGGGTGCACGGACGTTGCCGACCTCGTCGATCCAGACTTCGCGGTCGTGGGCCTCGAAGAAGGCGGCGAGTCGCTCTGCGGCCTCTCGCTCCTCGCCAGTCGGCGATGGGATGCTCACCAGATCGACGAGCAGTTCGCGGGCCGCCTCGCTCGCGCTGGATTCGACAGCTGCAGTCATCCGTCCTCACCCAGGATATCGACCAGCGCGTCGACGACTTCGTCGGCGTGCTCGCGCTTGATGGTCAGCGGCGGGAGCAATCGTAGCACCGACCGTCCGGCGG harbors:
- a CDS encoding cytochrome P450, yielding MHPKPPGPNNFPIVGTTPYYSRDPFRFMEAVRDAYGDVATFDLGPNETYMVSSPHLVEQVLVVEPDRFRKPKFQSDAMEELLGNGLLLSEGEFWREMRQIAKPAFAPDRIDELTEMMATRAARLTGGWADGDVRDIEVEMATVTVEIIVDAMFGTELGPERTRIVQENLEPLGRRFEPDPRRAIVPDWLPTAENRQYRAAIETLEGVIDDVVAERSAEGLDGDDLLSILLRARDEGQIGDKQVRDEAMTMLLAGHDTTALTLTYAFYLLSENPRAEARLHEEIDEVLDGKPGMADIPRLEYTRWVLDEAMRLYPPVYTMFRQTTEDVELGGYTVPEGALVMLPQWAIHRDPANFEEPEAFRPERWESPSNPQFSYFPFGAGPRSCIGKRFSLVEATMVLATVASEWTLDRVDDGPLDLRGSLTMHPAEGMEMQIERR
- the hjc gene encoding Holliday junction resolvase Hjc; the encoded protein is MSNAKGDRRERELVNELDAAGFAVMRAPASGSATDRELPDVLAGDGDSFYAVEAKSSAGDPIYLTGEEVEALVYFSQNFGAKPRIGVRFDREDWYFFHPADLYTTDGGNYRVKKETALADGTDFDELTGHSSQARLDDVDS
- a CDS encoding helix-turn-helix domain-containing protein; translated protein: MSDTRDPDMRQLMEAAEPDFTVVMSCVFGVNEHVTRTYIRLLDQPGSTVEELADALDRDRSNVNRALTTLLDLGLATRERRLLDSGGYVYQYKAVPLPEAKEMLKEGLDAWAEQVHGVIEEFEEERGG
- the argF gene encoding ornithine carbamoyltransferase yields the protein MSPRHFLDVDDLTRTELETVLDVASEYKGEYEDGFDHDDFDQQTLGMLFQKPSTRTRVSFETGMTQLGGHAVFLGESDIQLGRGEPLKDTSRALSRYVDVLMARVFKHANIEELARYADVPVINGLTDDAHPCQTLADLLTIREHCGDLDDVTAAWVGDGNNVAQSFALGCALTGVDLTVATPEGYGIDDDVVERAADLGGEPTITTDPAAAVEDADVVYTDVWISMGQEDERDVRMSDFEGFQVNEDLLDAADDPIVMHCLPAHRGEEITGDVIESDASVVWDQAENRLHAQKGLMVWLDEQAK
- a CDS encoding [LysW]-lysine hydrolase, yielding MTAAVESSASEAARELLVDLVSIPSPTGEEREAAERLAAFFEAHDREVWIDEVGNVRAPADDSVLLTSHIDTVPGDIPVRVEEGEDGEVLWGRGSVDATGALAAMAVAAVETGVSFLGVVGEEVDSRGSRFAIDDRDAVPETVINGEPSGWDGVTLGYRGLLAGTYVATSESGHSSRPENNAIQDAIAWWSNIEDEFEADEWEPVFERVTPKPTEMDGGLTDDGLSVEATMDVQLRIPPELSVEEVREIADGYLDGMGSVHWKDKVEPVMESPRTGIARAFRVSIRNAGGDPRLLRKTGTSDMNVFADHWDCQIVSYGPGDSDLDHAPNEHLSLAEYDRSIDVLESVTERLMGEHE